In one window of Mobula hypostoma chromosome 1, sMobHyp1.1, whole genome shotgun sequence DNA:
- the LOC134352590 gene encoding potassium voltage-gated channel subfamily S member 2-like isoform X2 — protein sequence MAAPLGNALVAEYDGEISINVGGLKKKLSYRTLARFPETRLGRLLRCCSTESVLELCDDYDEEEKEFYFDRNPALFPLVLNFYHTGRLRTTGKACIFMQEIEYWGIEEFFIDPPCCSPDHQGHSIATDLDEGEETASDRGSTTSSLDEVLTFFKDASKYDSQVFGNCRRRLWLMLENPGYNIISRIYSVLSIMMVLGSIATMCLNSMAEFQLVDQQGNNRDDPRFEIVEHFCIGWFTLELLARMFASPSLLQFFRLPLNVIDLMSILPFYLTLLVNLAVDSSPALPNLGRMLQVLRLMRIFRILKLARHSTGLRSLGATLKHSYREVGLLLLYLSVGVSVFSVVAYTIEKEEDSGLTTIPSCWWWATVSMTTVGYGDVVPISIGGKLTASACILAGILVVVLPITLIFNKFSHFYRRQKNLENAMRSCEFDEGLAELPLLNLRDYYADRMKSLMVSLNNMSRGSSTEHSMNNSVH from the coding sequence atGGCCGCTCCACTTGGGAATGCCCTCGTGGCTGAGTATGATGGGGAGATCAGCATCAATGTTGGGGGTTTGAAGAAGAAACTAAGCTACCGAACCTTAGCAAGGTTCCCGGAGACCAGGCTGGGCCGACTTCTTCGCTGCTGCTCCACAGAATCTGTCCTCGAGTTGTGCGATGACTACGACGAGGAGGAGAAGGAATTTTACTTTGACAGAAACCCTGccctcttccctctggtgctGAACTTCTACCATACGGGCAGACTCAGGACCACGGGCAAAGCATGCATCTTCATGCAGGAAATTGAGTACTGGGGCATTGAGGAGTTCTTTATCGATCCACCCTGCTGCAGCCCCGATCACCAGGGCCACAGCATTGCAACTGATCTGGACGAAGGCGAGGAAACGGCCAGTGATCGAGGCAGCACCACCTCATCCCTCGACGAGGTCCTAACCTTCTTCAAGGATGCATCAAAGTATGACAGCCAGGTCTTTGGGAACTGCCGGCGGCGGCTGTGGTTAATGCTGGAAAACCCCGGTTACAACATCATTAGCAGGATTTACAGTGTGCTGTCAATAATGATGGTTTTGGGATCCATAGCCACCATGTGTCTGAACAGCATGGCTGAGTTCCAGCTGGTGGATCAACAGGGAAACAACAGAGACGATCCCCGATTTGAGATTGTTGAGCATTTCTGCATAGGCTGGTTTACCCTTGAGCTTCTGGCCAGGATGTTTGCTTCACCAAGCCTGCTGCAATTCTTCAGGCTCCCACTGAACGTCATTGACCTGATGTCCATCTTACCCTTTTACCTGACGCTGCTGGTGAACCTAGCCGTCGACAGCAGCCCCGCCCTGCCTAATCTCGGCCGGATGCTGCAGGTCCTCAGGCTGATGAGGATCTTCCGCATCCTGAAGCTTGCCCGCCATTCCACGGGCCTGAGGTCACTGGGGGCCACCTTGAAACACAGCTACAGGGAGGTGGGGCTTCTCCTCCTCTACCTGTCGGTCGGGGTGTCTGTTTTCTCCGTGGTGGCCTACACCATCGAGAAGGAGGAGGACTCCGGGCTGACCACCATCCCCTCCTGCTGGTGGTGGGCCACTGTCAGTATGACCACAGTGGGATACGGAGATGTGGTCCCCATCAGCATCGGGGGTAAATTAACAGCCTCCGCCTGCATTCTGGCTGGGATCCTGGTGGTGGTGCTCCCGATCACACTCATCTTCAATAAGTTCTCCCACTTCTACCGGCGTCAAAAGAACTTGGAAAATGCCATGAGGAGCTGTGAGTTTGATGAGGGTCTGGCTGAATTACCCCTGCTTAACCTGCGCGACTATTATGCAGACAGGATGAAGTCACTGATGGTTAGCCTGAACAACATGAGCAGAGGGTCCTCCACTGAGCACAGTATGAACAATTCAGTGCACTGA
- the LOC134352590 gene encoding potassium voltage-gated channel subfamily S member 2-like isoform X1 has translation MCIESKSARGPLTPLPPPMAAPLGNALVAEYDGEISINVGGLKKKLSYRTLARFPETRLGRLLRCCSTESVLELCDDYDEEEKEFYFDRNPALFPLVLNFYHTGRLRTTGKACIFMQEIEYWGIEEFFIDPPCCSPDHQGHSIATDLDEGEETASDRGSTTSSLDEVLTFFKDASKYDSQVFGNCRRRLWLMLENPGYNIISRIYSVLSIMMVLGSIATMCLNSMAEFQLVDQQGNNRDDPRFEIVEHFCIGWFTLELLARMFASPSLLQFFRLPLNVIDLMSILPFYLTLLVNLAVDSSPALPNLGRMLQVLRLMRIFRILKLARHSTGLRSLGATLKHSYREVGLLLLYLSVGVSVFSVVAYTIEKEEDSGLTTIPSCWWWATVSMTTVGYGDVVPISIGGKLTASACILAGILVVVLPITLIFNKFSHFYRRQKNLENAMRSCEFDEGLAELPLLNLRDYYADRMKSLMVSLNNMSRGSSTEHSMNNSVH, from the coding sequence GccctctcacacccctccctccacccatGGCCGCTCCACTTGGGAATGCCCTCGTGGCTGAGTATGATGGGGAGATCAGCATCAATGTTGGGGGTTTGAAGAAGAAACTAAGCTACCGAACCTTAGCAAGGTTCCCGGAGACCAGGCTGGGCCGACTTCTTCGCTGCTGCTCCACAGAATCTGTCCTCGAGTTGTGCGATGACTACGACGAGGAGGAGAAGGAATTTTACTTTGACAGAAACCCTGccctcttccctctggtgctGAACTTCTACCATACGGGCAGACTCAGGACCACGGGCAAAGCATGCATCTTCATGCAGGAAATTGAGTACTGGGGCATTGAGGAGTTCTTTATCGATCCACCCTGCTGCAGCCCCGATCACCAGGGCCACAGCATTGCAACTGATCTGGACGAAGGCGAGGAAACGGCCAGTGATCGAGGCAGCACCACCTCATCCCTCGACGAGGTCCTAACCTTCTTCAAGGATGCATCAAAGTATGACAGCCAGGTCTTTGGGAACTGCCGGCGGCGGCTGTGGTTAATGCTGGAAAACCCCGGTTACAACATCATTAGCAGGATTTACAGTGTGCTGTCAATAATGATGGTTTTGGGATCCATAGCCACCATGTGTCTGAACAGCATGGCTGAGTTCCAGCTGGTGGATCAACAGGGAAACAACAGAGACGATCCCCGATTTGAGATTGTTGAGCATTTCTGCATAGGCTGGTTTACCCTTGAGCTTCTGGCCAGGATGTTTGCTTCACCAAGCCTGCTGCAATTCTTCAGGCTCCCACTGAACGTCATTGACCTGATGTCCATCTTACCCTTTTACCTGACGCTGCTGGTGAACCTAGCCGTCGACAGCAGCCCCGCCCTGCCTAATCTCGGCCGGATGCTGCAGGTCCTCAGGCTGATGAGGATCTTCCGCATCCTGAAGCTTGCCCGCCATTCCACGGGCCTGAGGTCACTGGGGGCCACCTTGAAACACAGCTACAGGGAGGTGGGGCTTCTCCTCCTCTACCTGTCGGTCGGGGTGTCTGTTTTCTCCGTGGTGGCCTACACCATCGAGAAGGAGGAGGACTCCGGGCTGACCACCATCCCCTCCTGCTGGTGGTGGGCCACTGTCAGTATGACCACAGTGGGATACGGAGATGTGGTCCCCATCAGCATCGGGGGTAAATTAACAGCCTCCGCCTGCATTCTGGCTGGGATCCTGGTGGTGGTGCTCCCGATCACACTCATCTTCAATAAGTTCTCCCACTTCTACCGGCGTCAAAAGAACTTGGAAAATGCCATGAGGAGCTGTGAGTTTGATGAGGGTCTGGCTGAATTACCCCTGCTTAACCTGCGCGACTATTATGCAGACAGGATGAAGTCACTGATGGTTAGCCTGAACAACATGAGCAGAGGGTCCTCCACTGAGCACAGTATGAACAATTCAGTGCACTGA